DNA sequence from the Scophthalmus maximus strain ysfricsl-2021 chromosome 1, ASM2237912v1, whole genome shotgun sequence genome:
TACTACACACATGATGAACATGTCGGACGAGAACAACATAAAAAGAATTGTGGGTAGTTTCAAGCAATTTGCAAGGTACGAGGAATTACATGAGTAGGAATGAAAAGAGTTTGTCGACTCAGGATTTTGTATGCGTTTGTGTACATACAGTGTCATGTGCCCCGTTTGTTACTATGTCAAGGAAACTGAGACTGGGTGTGAGTGCTGTATGTGGAgctgcacaagtgtgtgtgtgtgtgtgtttgtgtgtgtgtgtgtgtgtgtgtgtgaggagtcgGGAGGAGGTCGTAGTGCAGCGGATGCCAGCCTGACACTGAGGCTCTCATGTGGAGCAGATTGCAGAGATAACTCCCATACCACTCTGGGCAACCCGCCCGTTAGCTGCCATTGATTCGCTGACCTTTTGGCCCGCTttcccttccccttcctccccgccacccccacccccacaccccctcctcctcctccccgctgtCTCCCTTGCAGACCTGCCACCTGGAACGCCAGATGCCTTCGCCCAACTGTTGACCTGCCCCTACTGCGACCGGGGCTACAAGCGTTTGACATCGCTGAAGGAGCACATCAAGTACCGCCATGAGAAGAACGAGGAGAACTTCGCCTGCCCCCTGTGCAACTACACGTTTGCTTACCGCACTCAGCTCGAGCGGCACATGGCCACGCACAAGCCCGCGAGGGATCAGGTGAGCGaaagtttaaaatgattttctccACCTTACCTTCTCTTtcgatttagttttttctcgtccacttcctgtttctttcccttctttcaTTCCATTTCTAATATGTTCTGATCCCTCAGAGAAGAGAGATCATTTTTCTCTGATTGGCAATCATTATTAATTTTTCATGGCATTTTGAAGATGCAGATCCTTTAATGGTAATAACTTTAATTGAGGCCCTAAATGGTTTTTTGATGGCCCTCCCTGATATGATTTTCCAGTCTCATGTTCACGATCGAATGATTGTGTTAATTTCCAATTTGGAAATTTTTATCAGCTCCTTAACTTCACTTCACTCCTGGCCTTTAATGTTCTTCTGGTGCAGCCGGCAGTCGTAGTACTCCATCAAACTCCAGCCCCCACCCAGCCCCCCACTTCTAATTTCATGCACTGCATAAACATCTGTGTATACGTGAAAGTTCTCGAGCGATTTATATCCTATATGTctgaaatataatttgaatCTGCCCGCAGTTAGCATGAATCACCTTAAAGTCCTGTGAGGTGAAAACACATCCAGCAGTCACGGGTGTTTAACTCGCTTGTCAGCTTTAAGTCGAAGATGTGGGGTGAGATAGATTGTgaccaaaaatataaataaaattgcacGCTCTCAGAGTTTTGTACATTGGGGGATAATTATAACTTCTCAGTGAACTAAAAATTGGAGCAGTAAATTTGAAAGTACATGGAGcctgtatttgtttgttaaagGATGAttgtaacagaaaatataaggaATTAGAAATATAAGAAATCATCTTTGGTGATTCTAAAATgcagtgaaatgtaaaagtaattaaaaggaaaagggaaaaaaaataattaaattacaaaatCATCACAGGTTACAATACAGAATAAATCCAGTTATTTATCTAATGGATCAGCCGTGTATGAAGTTTGTGTGAATgctttcaaatcaaattttctcATGGACTTCCTCCACTAGAAACACCTTGTAATGCACAGTAGTGTTataggaagaaaataaaaatcatccgTTCAGCCAATCTAGGATGATATCATGTACCCTGATGCGTTTCAGTGTTCGGGCCCAGGTCGCGGGGGCTGTGCTCTCTGAAGCGAGGATGACAGGCTCAGACTGGGGCTGATTTGATCAGATGTCAGCAGCCAGCACTTTCACCTGATCTACCAGCTGGGTGTAAACGTGAGCAGATGGGCCGGCCGAGTGAGCCGCCGTCCCAATCCTCATATtacaatgctgctgctgctgcctcccctCCAGAGTCGAGTCAATGGCCAAAGACTCCCGTGCAAGCACCGCGGGTCCTTGCACAAAGCCGGTTATCTTGATTTGTAAATTAGCCGGATTGTTTAAATGGTAATCCTCGAGATGAGATCGAGGTGATGTCTCACTCGTTGGATTTCTTCCCGGGCAGGTTTTCTGTAGGTGGCGCTCTTTTCTTTGTCTATTCATTCATGGTGTCTATCGCTGCTCATGCTAAGCACCCACATCTGTTCaatcaagaaaaaactgaaacataaaaaaaaaaaaatccccttcaATGTGTTTAGAAGACACTGTAAATCAAAACGAGCATTTATGTGAAAATGTACATTCGGCAATTAATGACTAACTCGGCAGTAATCAGATTAACATCAAGAATAATGTCCTGATAGGTAATCATGTGCCATGTTGTTCTGTCTTGTATGTTTACAAGCCTtaattctcctcctcctcttaagCACTTAGCTGAAATATGACTAATTAGCGGTTATACATATGCAAACATCCAGTCAGGTCCCCGCCCACAATCAGCAGCGGCGGCGTTCACACCAACAATGAGCTATGAAGGGGAGACGGAGCGCTTTGCCAGTGCCATTCACAATTAGGAGCGCGGAGCGATTGTGTCTTATTAGCAGTGGTGGCGAGACTAAACTTTACCGGGCAGGGGTCCTCAGGGGGGAAGTTAAGGGGATGGCGGTGGAGGTGGGGGCACTGGAGCagctgttgctgtttgtttatgCAACTCAGCAACATACGAGCAGTGGGGTCCCTCTCCGGCGCTTGGCGGGGCCCCCCGACTCTCCCCGCTTGATCTTTGAAGGTTGGGGCTGTTTGAACAATTCCTCCCAGTCCTCCCAGTGTCCTGTGCGCcaccatctgtctctccaggaATGTGGGTAGAGTCAGCACACACCCCAGCATTTGTCAAGGCTGAACTGGGAGGAGGGgagtctctgtgtttgtccccCTAGCGATCTCACCgaaaatttgtcttttttggtgtgttgttttttgttttttttaaacttaccAACCGTTCAAcgtcctcaccttcctcttggAATTAATGGTTTTGTGACTGATGGTTTACACGCccagggttgttgttgtttgctgagtattatatatttaaaaaaatctatgttttaccttttcagagaatttttctttgaattgtAATTTTGATTGAGTGCAACTGATGTTTACCTTTGAACACTGAATCAAGGCTGCACCTATAAGCTCTGTTCTATATCTTAAGATTAATAAAGAGACAtttgaggttttcttttttctttaagccCCAATTACTGCAAGACATTTGAGGCTGTTCTGAAAAAAGTGTAATTCAAATAATGTGAATACAGGTATGCAGGGCGAAAAGGCCCACGGATGATTCTGAATGCCTTTTAGACTGATTGTGTCCAAATTAATTGAAAAGCCGATCAGATCGGTGGTTGTAATGAGGGGGAAACGCTGCAAAAAAGTCTCTTttcaattattctttttttctgggctGCCAAATTTCTAAAGGCATGCCTCCTTTGGCTGAGGAGCcaggaaattaaaaagtatGTGATTCTCTGTTATCACCGCCGCTGCCTGTAGTCGCTCAACGGAGGTGGGAGTAGAAAGCCAAGATGCTCTCTTGGCGACCGGAGCCGTTTGGCTTGTAGCTTGTTGTCATGCCGACCGATTGTGGTTATTTACTGAACTCTCGCCCTACGATgtttgtagcatttttttttttaacctgaatctccctctctccctcgcagCACCAACTACTCAACCAAGCGGCCAGCAACCGCAAGTTCAAATGCACCGAGTGTGGCAAGGCGTTCAAATACAAGCACCATCTGAAGGAACACCTCCGGATTCATAGTGGTGAGTGGCGAGAATTCTGCCCCGCTCTTTGATATTCATAACCATGACTTTGGAACGCCATGAGTCTGCAGAAATTCCTTTCGGCTTATTTTGGACCCTCCCTGCTGTTAATGGACACTGAACTCTGTGAACGCTGTGTTAAGAAATCATTTCAGTTGCGAATTATAACGTTTGCTTAAGTATGTGAAGCATATCATAAGTTTAATTTCATATATTATTTGTCACAGTAAAACTAGATAAGATAAGAGACATAATTAGCTGACAAAGCTAATGTTCGTCTGTTGTCCCCTTTAAAAGAtggcaaaaaaatatgtcatatcAACCATCTTACGCtgtatatttttcctttcaggTGAAAAACCATACGAGTGCCCTAACTGCAAGAAGCGTTTCTCCCACTCGGGCTCCTACAGTTCCCACATAAGCAGCAAAAAATGCATTGGCCTGATCGCTGTCAATGGCAGGATGCGCAGCAACATGAAGAGTGGCTCCTCCCCgacctcagcctcctcctcgccaACCAACACTGCCATCACCCAGCTGCGGCAGAAGCTGGAGAACGGCAAGCCGCTGGGCCTTCCCGAACACAACAACCACCTAAACATCAAGACGGAGCCACTTGACTTCAACGACTACAAGCTGATGATGGCGTCTCATGGATTTGGTGCCCCTGGGCCGTTCATGAACGGAGGCATGGGAGGGCACAGCCCACTGGGGATGCACCACAACTCAACAGGCCAGAGCCCCTTGCAGCACCTTGGGATTGCCGGGCTTGAATCACAGCTCCTGGGCTACCCAGGGCAGCTGGGGAACAACCTGAGTGAGGTCCAAAAGGTTCTCCAGATTGTGGACAACACCGTGTGCAGGCAGAAGATGGATTGCAAGCCAGAGGAGCTGTCCAAGCTTAAGGCCTACATGAAGGAGCTGGGGTCCCAGGTCGAAGAACAGAAACAGGCTCTGATGTCGCAAGGGGGGGGTCAGGTTGGTCTTCCACTCGTCAATCACAACGGCGCCACCAAAAGCATCATCGACTACACGCTAGAAAAAGTGAACGAAGCCAAAGCCTGCCTCCAGAGCTTGACAACAGACTCAAAGAGACAGATTAGCAATATCAAACGAGAGAAATCCAACCACTTGCTTGAaggaggtgtggaggagaaggtccaggaaaacaacatgtttacGCCTTATGCTTGCCAATTTTGCAAAGAAACCTTCGCCGGGCCAATACCTTTGCATCAGCATGAACGCTACCTGTGTAAAATGAACGAGGAGATCAAAGCTGTGCTGCAGCCCAGTGAGAATCTGATGCCCAACAAACCAGCGATTTTCATGGAGAAGAACAGCCACTTATCCTCCCCCATGCTGTCCGAGAAGGGATTCACTGGGCCCCTCAACCCCTACAGGGACCACATGTCTGTGCTGAAGGCATATTTCGCCATGAACATGGAGCCCAACTCGGAGGAGCTGCTCAAGATTTCCATCGCGGTTGGCCTTCCTCAGGAATTTGTCAAGGAGTGGTTCGAGCAGCGGAAGATGTATCAGTACGGCACTACCAGAACCCCACCACTAGAGCACAGGAACAACATTGATATGGTTGTCGGAACAAATAACCACCACACTCACCCAAAAGACTCTATGGCAGCTAGGTCACCTGTTTCACTAATCAAACCTACTGATCATATCACGTCCCCCTCCATAGCAGAGCTCCACAACAACGTGAACAACTGTGACAACTCGCTCAGACATTTGAAAAACCACCAGTTTGGCGGCAGTGCCAAAGCCACGGGAGAGAAGATGAACCACTCCCGCAGCAACACCCCTTCCCCGCTCAATCTGTCCTCCACATCTTCCAAAAACTCCCACAGCAGCTCCTACACTCCAAACAGCTTGACATCCGAAGACCTGCAGGCGGAGCCGCTGGACCTCTCCCTGCCGAGACTCATGAAGGAACCCAAGCACGCACTGACTGTCAAAAGCAGACCTAAAGTCAACAGCATTAGCATTGACCACAACAGCGTTCCCTCTCCCCGAGAGCACTTCGAAGAGCCTTTGAACTTGGCCTATCTCAAGAGAGATTTCTCAGGCTCCACCAACAACGGAAACTTAGAAAAAAGCACTAGCCCCATCTTCGGCATGAACCCATTCGCCGGCAAACCCCTGTACACGTCACTTCCACCTCAGAGCGCTTTTCCACCTGCCACATTCATGCCCCCAATGCAGGCCAGCATACCAGGTCTCAGGGCCTATCCGGGCATGGATCAAATGGGCTTCTTACCACACATGGCCTACACTTATGCGGCAGGGGCAGCAACCTTTGCCGAGATGCAGCAGCGGAGAAAGTACCAGCGGAAACCAGGTTTCCAGGTAAATGAGCCACCTGTGGTTTTGTTTAAAAGCCCAAGGCTCACACAGATTCCCAAAAATGATCTGAACTCATTTCTGTACTAATTAGAGATGACTTCAGAGTCAGACGAGAGACACGCTCACCTGAGGTAGACTGACCTGGCAGAGGCAGTGGAGATAAACATGTGCGACACGAACCCAGGGTGGAAGAAATTGGTGTCATTGGAGACGGGGAGGATTTTGGTAGTTCAGCTGTATATAGCCTAAAATTGATATATCAGtaatgataatagtaataatatcaGTCAGCGATAGAGGGAGTTTATCATGTTAATCAATTATATTAGTCAATTAtggcaaaaaaagcaaaacatttgcTGGTGTTTGTATAATTTTAAATGGATTATCTCATCCTGCCATAATGAGTCTCCAACTCCTTTCACAGAGTTTCATTTATAGACGTCTGGATGTTAGTGAGGAGATTTATGATTGTTTCTCAATGGACTAATAACTGTTTTGAAGGTATTCCACACTAAACTCTGAcccacaaaaaatatttttttacctcGACAAAACCGCAATTCAATCATAAAGACACATCGGGTGTCTAGATAACGGGGACAACGTTGGCCCTAAAATCTAATCTCAGCAACGCGCTAATTGTTACCACTCTCGCCGCTGTAAATTTGACccgctgcttgtgtgtgtaatacATTAATGCTCCAGACACCAGTGCTCTCCCAGCCCCGGCCCTCAACTCAGATAGGTTGTTATTAAATATGGGTGAAAGGCctttgtaaaaatgacaaaggtGAGCCCCGGAgctgtgcacttctctgaaatttCCCTGTCGCAAATTTGCCGCATTTTAAAGACAGAGCCGAAGCCAAAATGAGCTTCTACATGTGGATTAATAATGCACAGTCTCCATGTTCATTACCAGTGAATGCTGAGGGCTGTTTAACATAGAGGGAACCATTTtgatgaggggaggaaaaaaaagtattaataatGTTTCCTATTCTAAGTtattaaattagattttaaaaatacagcTACGGGCGTTTAGTTCAAATTGATTGCAGAGTGATAGTGGCCCCTTCTTAAAACACAGTGCAGGGCCGTCCACACGTTATCACGCACATATTCATTAAAGAAAGCTTTGGTGGCTCAATATTGGTCCATCAAGGTGCACCTTATGATTTTAATCACTATATgagtttgcagtttttttccagaatgGCCCAGCGCTGCCTCCTCTCTCGTTCTAATATCCTCCTCCATCAATTCAGGCTCAGGACTAATCTTCATCATAAAAGAGAAATTTAAAGGAACCTGTGCAAAATTAGAACGCATTGAATGCGCCATTATGTCCGAGCGTGTTGGTAATAGATGGGCGACATTACTCAGGGGCTGAAAGTTTTATAAGAAATCAAGGCTGGCGTGTGCCGGCAATGAAAGATTCATGAGAACATGATTGTTTGGGATGTACAGTTGAGTTTATTGTTTCATCTAGTGACATTAAGTGCCACAGATGGTAATTTCCTTTAATATTAAGTAACAAAAACTATATCTGTACACTTTTGCGTCTATGTACGTATTTATTCGTATTTGCAATCTTTGCAGATGAACACAAATATGTTCTTGTTCATCTTAGCCACAAATGATAAAACAGAGTCAACAACAAACATTAATTTTGCATAAGCAATAATTGCAGCTTCTGAATGGATGAATATCTGCAACTCaaagcattgttttttattaggTAATATCTTTCTCTGATAGCtgtattttgcatttcttcTCCCAGAGACCACCTGCAGCTATTCCAATTATTCCAAACAAACTGGctaacttttcttttcccccctcattgtTAATCAATTTACAGAAACCCCTTTATCACACACCaaattcattattgtttttttgtttttctctctctctctcttttgttgtcgtttttcttttccaaaggGGGACCTGCTCGACGGTACACCAGATTACATGTCAGGGCTGGACGACATGACAGACCCCGACTCCTGTCTGTCACGGAAGAAGATTAAGAAGACCGAAAGTGGTATGTACGCGTGTGACTTGTGCGACAAAACATTCCAGAAGAGCAGTTCCCTTCTCAGacacaaatatgaacacacaggtATATACTGTTCTAGACCCTTATTTTAATCCCCaatgctttttttatgttttaaatgtttgtgttgccaAATCCTCTCAGTATGaatctttattttatgttacccccctcccccctccccctttctccttccttctttcactGTTTGACCCCAGTTGTATTTGTAAACCAGCGCctaactttctttttcattgacAGGTTGTTAACATGCAATGTACTGTATTTCAAGCGTTGTGTgttcttttcttaaaatattAATAGAGTATAATCAGTAATTAATGCAGGTAGGCAAGCAAAGGGAGACCCGAGCTTTTCAAGtgattgtactttttttcccccaatcaTATCCTGCTGTATTAACCATTTTGTTATCTCAAAAGACACACATCAATTCACCTAGATGTATAAAGCCAGCGAAAGGCTCCTAATGCCTTTATCGGCCCCATTATTGGAGATAGATCACATCAACGGGGTAGCGCTCAGAAGCTTCAGAGCACTGATAACAAGTCTTTCATTATAGTTATTATACAGAGAACCTCTTTCACGAGGttgcatcatttattttatccaCTATCTGTAGCAGAgcgctcagtttttttttattcaagttaTCTGGTCGCACatgaaagggagggagggtgcaCTGTCAGAACAGCGCGGAActccttaaaaagaaaagaaagaggggggtgCGTTATCTCCAGAATGCCCC
Encoded proteins:
- the zeb2b gene encoding zinc finger E-box-binding homeobox 2b isoform X3; translation: MNSSATPSLFSLFLGRLNHLLYKPALNYENVVETGSETEEEDKLPISEEDPMINGTGSPASLTNPEASPRAESHSLLTKEEEDDEMRDSGVEHIWPDNDMLSASVDGTDEIKDDFDHLGPDATLQAVGNGTVKSVDCTSEFEDFFAKRKLDDGDSHVVSIAEYLQRGDTAIIYPEAPEELSRLGTPEATGPEENDLPPGTPDAFAQLLTCPYCDRGYKRLTSLKEHIKYRHEKNEENFACPLCNYTFAYRTQLERHMATHKPARDQHQLLNQAASNRKFKCTECGKAFKYKHHLKEHLRIHSGEKPYECPNCKKRFSHSGSYSSHISSKKCIGLIAVNGRMRSNMKSGSSPTSASSSPTNTAITQLRQKLENGKPLGLPEHNNHLNIKTEPLDFNDYKLMMASHGFGAPGPFMNGGMGGHSPLGMHHNSTGQSPLQHLGIAGLESQLLGYPGQLGNNLSEVQKVLQIVDNTVCRQKMDCKPEELSKLKAYMKELGSQVEEQKQALMSQGGGQVGLPLVNHNGATKSIIDYTLEKVNEAKACLQSLTTDSKRQISNIKREKSNHLLEGGVEEKVQENNMFTPYACQFCKETFAGPIPLHQHERYLCKMNEEIKAVLQPSENLMPNKPAIFMEKNSHLSSPMLSEKGFTGPLNPYRDHMSVLKAYFAMNMEPNSEELLKISIAVGLPQEFVKEWFEQRKMYQYGTTRTPPLEHRNNIDMVVGTNNHHTHPKDSMAARSPVSLIKPTDHITSPSIAELHNNVNNCDNSLRHLKNHQFGGSAKATGEKMNHSRSNTPSPLNLSSTSSKNSHSSSYTPNSLTSEDLQAEPLDLSLPRLMKEPKHALTVKSRPKVNSISIDHNSVPSPREHFEEPLNLAYLKRDFSGSTNNGNLEKSTSPIFGMNPFAGKPLYTSLPPQSAFPPATFMPPMQASIPGLRAYPGMDQMGFLPHMAYTYAAGAATFAEMQQRRKYQRKPGFQGDLLDGTPDYMSGLDDMTDPDSCLSRKKIKKTESGMYACDLCDKTFQKSSSLLRHKYEHTGKRPHQCQICKKAFKHKHHLIEHSRLHSGEKPYQCDKCGKRFSHSGSYSQHMNHRYSYCKREAEEREAAEREAREKGHLEPTELMMSRAYLQGMTPQGYPEMAEREAILRHDAVNGGIREGRKEVDGTYAKLGRREDEFEEEEEEIKSMDTDPDTLRDEEENGEHSMDDSSLDGKTETKSDHEDTMEDGM